The following proteins come from a genomic window of Microtus ochrogaster isolate Prairie Vole_2 chromosome 7, MicOch1.0, whole genome shotgun sequence:
- the LOC101982365 gene encoding membrane magnesium transporter 2-like, with the protein MVPWLWKGLIGIGLFALAHAAFSAAQHHSHARLTEEGGESLPADIVLQTLLAFAVTCYGVVHTAGEFKDRDATSELRSKTFDALRSRPSFYVFRRRDGRGLSQPSDTARSSNISASSSDILLKF; encoded by the coding sequence ATGGTGCCGTGGCTGTGGAAGGGGCTGATAGGCATCGGCCTCTTCGCGCTGGCCCACGCTGCCTTTTCGGCTGCGCAGCATCATTCGCACGCGCGACTAACGGAAGAGGGGGGTGAGTCGCTGCCGGCGGACATAGTTCTGCAGACGCTGTTGGCCTTTGCGGTTACCTGTTATGGCGTAGTTCATACGGCAGGGGAGTTTAAGGACAGGGATGCCACTTCAGAACTAAGGAGTAAGACGTTTGACGCCTTGAGGAGTCGCCCGTCTTTTTATGTGTTTCGTCGTCGTGATGGCCGTGGACTGTCCCAGCCTTCGGATACAGCTCGTTCTTCAAACATCAGCGCATCGTCTTCTGACATACTGTTGAAGTTTTGA